A part of Haloarchaeobius sp. HME9146 genomic DNA contains:
- a CDS encoding DUF3488 and transglutaminase-like domain-containing protein, translated as MSTRTGSAASTAAATAQDEVNWYRLFALGGLAVLTATWVTVLYKLTQVVGGSFALLFAVTLCIALAAVLSRVISERVAAVLTGTLLVGSYLFYILSTPNGLQVLIQAWDKILADTIALLTGLTILRLKEASLWILGFAPAPVFFSWFLAFRRRYVWAAVTGGLAFLVLILTGDAATYLGNQGWLLRGMLFGGTLGGIAMIGFGELERRGGSILQADVLVVLFTLMLIASAIQLPFAGEALRLYDTGPTTVEGSLTEAPGESTILGSIELSPEVRFTTQMDEPQYMRVGAYDRFTGGKWIRTGQSQPYSGELDGPPGETERVSQLVTVKSDLNVMPAANQPIRVDGQVRDFTQVTELGSLRSSVRFQPNDTYRVISEVPTAGPATLRTAGTDYPDEVTSRYLADSNQPDFSTEFEQRTQAIVDDADAENPYETAVAIENWLEANKEYSLEVNRPQGNIAENFLLNMDRGYCVYYATTMTMMLRAQDIPARYVVGYTPGQQVDENEWVMRGLNSHAWVEVYFPEVGWVKFDPTPAGPREDAEYERVSDARQDGEPNVDTGDSEDQPLTTTPEPTTTSNGTFNDSNQTRTFRTPNLGQTTPQGDGQFNGSFPSATTGGGGSGGFDGFTDGQRRLLAFGFVAMVGLVASAHRAGVTGAVQREAKMRWQGARREPDTDVVRAVERLELLLERKYRPRRAKESPRRYISRLSVSGLDARAERVGELHEKAVYGPGVSQAEADEAVELVDAIVRSQTPLLRRFAG; from the coding sequence ATGAGCACTCGAACCGGCTCCGCCGCCAGTACCGCCGCGGCGACGGCCCAGGACGAGGTGAACTGGTATCGGCTGTTCGCCCTCGGCGGGCTCGCCGTCCTGACCGCGACGTGGGTGACGGTCCTCTACAAGCTCACGCAGGTCGTTGGCGGTTCGTTCGCTCTACTGTTCGCGGTCACGCTCTGTATCGCGCTCGCGGCGGTCCTCTCGCGGGTCATCTCCGAGCGGGTCGCCGCGGTGTTGACCGGGACGTTGCTCGTCGGAAGCTACCTGTTCTACATCCTCTCGACGCCGAACGGGCTCCAGGTGCTCATCCAGGCCTGGGACAAGATTCTCGCGGACACCATCGCGTTGCTCACCGGGCTCACCATCCTCCGGCTGAAGGAGGCGAGCCTGTGGATACTCGGGTTCGCACCCGCGCCCGTGTTCTTCTCGTGGTTCCTGGCGTTCCGCCGCCGCTACGTCTGGGCGGCGGTCACCGGGGGCCTCGCGTTCCTCGTCCTCATCCTCACCGGCGACGCCGCGACCTACCTCGGCAACCAGGGCTGGTTGCTCCGTGGCATGCTGTTCGGCGGGACGCTCGGTGGCATCGCGATGATCGGGTTCGGCGAACTCGAACGGCGTGGTGGCTCCATCCTGCAGGCGGACGTGCTCGTCGTGCTGTTCACGCTGATGCTCATCGCGTCGGCCATCCAGCTCCCGTTCGCCGGCGAGGCCCTGCGACTGTACGACACCGGGCCGACGACGGTCGAGGGGAGCCTTACCGAGGCTCCCGGTGAGTCGACCATCCTCGGCAGCATCGAACTCTCGCCCGAGGTGCGATTCACCACCCAGATGGACGAGCCACAGTACATGCGCGTCGGCGCGTACGACCGCTTCACCGGCGGGAAGTGGATACGAACCGGCCAGTCACAACCGTACTCCGGCGAACTCGACGGGCCACCCGGGGAGACCGAGCGGGTGAGCCAGCTCGTGACCGTCAAGTCCGACCTGAACGTCATGCCGGCGGCGAACCAGCCGATCCGGGTCGACGGACAGGTGCGCGATTTCACCCAGGTCACCGAACTGGGCAGCCTGCGTTCGTCGGTCCGGTTCCAGCCCAACGACACCTACCGCGTCATCAGCGAGGTGCCGACGGCCGGCCCCGCGACGCTGCGGACCGCCGGCACCGACTACCCCGACGAGGTAACGTCGCGATACCTGGCGGACAGCAACCAGCCGGACTTCTCCACCGAGTTCGAGCAGCGGACCCAGGCGATCGTCGACGACGCGGACGCCGAGAACCCCTACGAGACCGCGGTCGCCATCGAGAACTGGCTGGAAGCGAACAAGGAGTACTCGCTCGAGGTGAACCGCCCGCAGGGTAACATCGCGGAGAACTTCCTGCTCAACATGGACCGCGGCTACTGCGTCTACTACGCCACCACGATGACGATGATGCTCCGGGCACAGGACATCCCGGCGCGGTACGTCGTCGGCTACACGCCGGGCCAGCAGGTCGACGAGAACGAGTGGGTCATGCGCGGCCTGAACTCGCACGCGTGGGTCGAGGTGTACTTCCCCGAGGTGGGCTGGGTCAAGTTCGACCCGACTCCGGCAGGGCCGCGCGAGGACGCCGAGTACGAGCGTGTCTCCGACGCACGTCAGGACGGCGAGCCGAACGTCGACACCGGCGACAGCGAGGACCAGCCGCTCACGACGACGCCGGAACCGACCACGACCTCGAACGGGACATTCAACGACTCGAACCAGACGCGGACGTTCCGGACGCCGAACCTCGGCCAGACGACGCCCCAGGGTGACGGGCAGTTCAACGGTAGCTTCCCGAGCGCGACCACCGGTGGTGGCGGGAGCGGCGGCTTCGACGGCTTCACCGACGGCCAGCGCCGGTTGCTCGCGTTCGGCTTCGTCGCCATGGTCGGGCTCGTCGCGAGCGCCCACCGGGCAGGGGTCACCGGCGCGGTCCAGCGCGAGGCCAAGATGCGCTGGCAGGGTGCGAGGCGCGAGCCCGACACCGACGTGGTCCGGGCCGTCGAACGACTCGAACTCCTGCTTGAGCGCAAGTACCGACCACGGCGCGCGAAGGAATCACCCAGACGGTACATCTCCAGACTCTCGGTGTCGGGACTCGACGCCAGGGCCGAGCGCGTCGGTGAACTCCACGAGAAGGCGGTGTACGGGCCCGGAGTGAGCCAGGCCGAGGCGGACGAAGCGGTCGAACTGGTCGACGCGATCGTCCGGTCCCAGACGCCGCTACTCCGTCGATTCGCCGGGTAA